TGATCCACAAGCGAATTTATTATCTTCATGCCCAGCCCGGACTTTTCCTGATTAAATATTAAATCACGGTTTATTGTCCCGTTGTCAGAATAACGGTAAACAAAATACTCACCGCCCTCCTCTGAAAACGAGAGTTTAATATCTCCGGTTTCACCCTCAGAGAAAGCGTATTTCAGAGAGTTGGTCATCAGTTCATTTGTAATCAGTGCGAGGGGAATTATCATATCCAGATCCATCTCAGGATCACCTTCAACATTAACTTTGAGGCCGATGTTCCTGTCCGGAAGAGTGTACTGGACTATAACATCCCTGCCAAGGTTTCTGAGGAAATTTTTGACATTAATTTCTGACAGACTGTCAGACTGATAGAGATTTTCGTGCACCCTTGCCATAGTATAGACACGGTTTCTGAAATCCCTCAATATACGGATGGTATCATAATCATCAGTTCTTCTTATCTGAAGACTTATCATTGCCACAATGATCTGGAGATTATTTTTAACCCTGTGATGAACTTCCTTTAAGAGAGTCTCCTTCTCACGCAGTGATGTCTCAATCTTCCTCTGTGCAATGATATTTTCAGTGATATCGGTAAGTGATACGATAAAACCCTCATTTTTACCCTCATCACTGAAAAGGGGTGCAGAAAAAGCTTTGCAGAAATGAACATCCCCTTTCTTTGAGATGACGTTTATGAATTCCTGCCCGGAATTTTCACTAAAACAGCTTATAAGCCCTGATGCGACATCCTTACACTCATCCGGGATTAAAGGCAGCGCCTGAAAATCCTCTCCAACAATATCGTCAGCTGCATAACCAAAATTTTCCATGAATTTACGGTTGATTTCAGAGACATTACCTCCCGGAAGTATGGTTATAAGAGGGGATGGGGAAGTCTCAAACAAAAGCCTGTATTTATTCTCCGTTTTTCCCAGTGCAACCGACATCAGCGTTACAATTCCGGCTGTGCCGACCATGATTATAGCATTATCCCCGGTATTAATTATCAGATATGGATC
The sequence above is a segment of the Methanoplanus limicola DSM 2279 genome. Coding sequences within it:
- a CDS encoding histidine kinase dimerization/phosphoacceptor domain -containing protein, giving the protein MDLLSLKKMFTSKDFRWMVFIIVLTILAFVVNYFSYFYDITDSASNLFLLPIIIATFYYRKKGFIFSLVIISLFLSMLSVIDPDPYLIINTGDNAIIMVGTAGIVTLMSVALGKTENKYRLLFETSPSPLITILPGGNVSEINRKFMENFGYAADDIVGEDFQALPLIPDECKDVASGLISCFSENSGQEFINVISKKGDVHFCKAFSAPLFSDEGKNEGFIVSLTDITENIIAQRKIETSLREKETLLKEVHHRVKNNLQIIVAMISLQIRRTDDYDTIRILRDFRNRVYTMARVHENLYQSDSLSEINVKNFLRNLGRDVIVQYTLPDRNIGLKVNVEGDPEMDLDMIIPLALITNELMTNSLKYAFSEGETGDIKLSFSEEGGEYFVYRYSDNGTINRDLIFNQEKSGLGMKIINSLVDQLNGDFDITPDYKEIIIKFPNKIYYSNSHSQG